One Antedon mediterranea chromosome 1, ecAntMedi1.1, whole genome shotgun sequence genomic window, CATTGATTTTATGctcgttttatttatttattctatgtTATTATACTTTGTTTCTGTGTTTATCGTATGAATACACACAAAATACCGGTCCTTGCGCACTATCTACCAAAATATGTTTGCCTGATCATCAATAATACGTATTCGATCGTAGATGGCTGTTATTATTGTAACTCTCCGTGGAACGATAAACAACGACTCTTCTGGCCAGAGCAAacttcaaataaattattataatatacaatattctACAACTAGTTCGTTATGAACTATTCTCGCTGTAATTCAGGAGATcacattgttgttgttttaccGTTGCTGAAACGTTAAAACGAAATATAATGTAGCGGCTATCTATGGGAAAATAAGTGCTTATTACCTTCCTCCGTGGCTACTATGACTAAACCGACTAtgttataccagggagttgtaaattagtaattacaactccctggttaggAACCTTCAATGATGGTTATACGGTTTGCGATTTATAGTTTATCTATAGTTTTACTGATATAACTCTATCGAACGACCTGATCACTCTTTATAAACAATCATCAACTGCACTACCCCTAGGATCAATAGCATAACAGATATAGAAATGATTCGGAGAATAGCAGAAAACAAACAGGAGGAGAGCAATACGATATTATAAACAAAGCAGCCGAGGCGGGAAAGTCAGACTATCTGGCGAACCGACAATAAAGTATAAGTAAAGTTGTTTAACTGAGAATGGTTTCTTGCTAGGTTAGTAATTGGTCACTCGGTTGGTTAGTAAATGGTTAGTTAATTGTTTTGCTTCCCAGACAGTTGATTGGTTGCAAGAATCAGTTACCCAATCCGTCGGCTGGCTGTGGTTAACTGATTTGTAAAGTAAAGTTTAGATTGACTGATATATGTTGGAAGTTTGCTTTGAAATCGTTCTTTGTAAAGCGATATAAATGATCAAAACGAAAAACATACAAATAACCAATTACCGTTAAATATAAGTATCGTATCATGAATAGCCTAATTAccataacaattattttatgtaatttttagcaattattattgataatccAATCATAGTCATGAATTGTAATCTTCTCAGAAAATGCAAATTTGACTTATTGAGATTATACAGCTATCTGCTGATAGCCTGGAGAATTCTGCTTAATATCCTTGACGACTTCAGATTTGCGATCGCAGAGTATGACAATGTGTTAATAACATGTCAAATGagagacagacaaacagaccatCAGGCTAAATATGtttgaataacaatattcaATTAAACTATATTCTCATTTacgaatgatttttttttattaaaacaaaaattaataataatgataataactaCTTTTAGTATTTGGATTTTTCTACAAAATAATctttattgaataaaattcaattaaaactcATTTTCGATGTTTGTCCGAacagtgatttaaaaaaaaatcaattatctgtCATTGATAATAACTAACTAAAATTTGGATTTTTCTACAAAATAATCTTTGTTATAAGAACGACAAACCGAAGACAAACACCGAAACAGCGgcgtaaaaaatatattattattacaatttcagTTTACAGTAGTACAtatatatgtaattataaatagTTATACATGTCAAGTTTAATTAGAAGTGTCTACTTAAGAGACTGTTAAATGGTGTGCATTAACCGTCACTTAACGCATCCACACAATTCTTACATTTTGTATCGTAAAGTACAAATGGAAATATGAAAATGCATTTCATCTCTGTGCgtagtaaaatatgaataaattcaTGTATCAGATTTATTGCGATATGTAtgatattaaaaaatgatttaactAAAAGGTTTAAACGCCTCCTGCTCCACGTCGTCGTCAATAGTGACGACGGtgataacaattaaatatctTATAAGAAACTGGAAAATTAAAGCCCCTGGTAGCTAGCTCGcgtatacaactttttttttaaattagccaATTTAGATACTGTATCGGTCATGAATATTGATGCGTACATTTTATCAtcctaaatattaataaatttatgtaTACTAGTTAGACCTATTTATTGCAACATttataatgttaatgttttactaaATGTTTTAAGcgcctaggcctatgcctactaTACTACTACCGTACTTACGTCTATGCACATAGATTGGAGAGGCAAAAGATATTAGCTCAAacttctgtttttttttaatgaaccAATTTAGGTATCGGTGAAGAATAGTTGAAACAACTTGCatgcattttatatataaaataatttactaaaTGTTTTAAGCGCCCAGGCCTACTACATATCGTACTTATTCTACATGTGATCAGTAAATGGATGCACAGTAGATTGGAAAGGAAAAAGATATTAGctcaaactgatttttttaaTGAGGCAATTTAGTTATCGGTGAAGAATATTGTGAACAacttttatacattttgtatatacattgtatatactataaaatataaaaactatatattttGGTGATGATTGTTGAATATTATACGGAGTGTTGatatttttggtattttaactattatatttatcaatatttgagTTGCATTTCAACACTAATAACTCACCCACGTTACAAAGAAATAATGaccatctttttatttttagcatTCCCCAAggaaattgtaaatttatttcttaCCTGAGTTCGCCAAACCGGCTTCAAGTAATGGATAAGACGCCTGTTGTGCCGCCGACTGATTTGTCATTTTTATAATGATAGCCGTTTCAGTTACCGTACGATGagagaaaacacaataaatccTTTTAATTCGCCAGACCACGATATAATTTCTACTTCTTTttgatttgtttgtattaatattacagtgATATTTTCTATCTGGTAGAACGAATTGCTATTGATATTCAATAATCATTTGCGATATACGTAATGCGTGGTTGTAATTAACAGTTTAGTGTCCAATCTCGCGAAAGTGATGTGCGCCCTCTCTTTGAGGTTTTATCAGGTTACCGTACTTCAACCTTGTTGTATTACAGATAATAAAATAGTCTAACTATTTAATCCATGATTACAgtggacactttcctgtgaaataaaatgtttaaatacacGGGAAAAACAATTCAGTGAACGCCGCTATGTATTAGCATTAGCGATAGATAATTAGGGTTGGAGCTCCACCCACTATAGGACGCAATGCAATCAGGGACGTaaaaagtgatttgaccaatcacaagcaatgggtTATTGGAACTTTCGCTTGCCAATGGTCACCtcgcttgcgttacgtccttgtgttgcgtaaTTTTCActacaaaaaatacatttagGGGCGGGGGTTGGAAGGGTTACGTTGAGCGAACACCcaacataataaattataaatagggGTTTGGGAAAAACATCTCTCTCCTCTGGCCTAATTCTACCGCGTCCGATATCGTAAAGACAGTGGGTCACAATGAAACTAAGAGTACCGTCCAGAAACAGAATCGTACCCAATCATTAATATATCGATGAACTCGTGTTTTATTTCGCTGGATATAGGCCTAAGCTGACGTGAACAGACTAACGTCTGACACTCCGATTCAGCACTGGAGacgtcacacacacacacacacacacacgttaGAGAgtagattctttttttttttttgcgagACTCATTTTTTCAGACACTTGAGAGTGCAGAGGTGGACAACTAAGCATCGAGAGACTGTACTCACGTGACTTTTGGATGGCTTATACACTCACCATTGCGTGACATGGCATTCATTGAGGGTGAATATTGTTGCTTTTTGCAAGGCCGGTTTTAAATAAGACTGACAATAAATTATGGCACTGCTGGACATCGACAATCTGGTTCAGAGACGTACATAAACTTTATTCCAACATACAGTAGTTacatttacaaacaatttaaactaaatattaaaattcataaattgaTTGAGCATCAAATTATATTAGATGAGCATTTATGATTTGCCTTGATTCTGTAATGATGCAGACATTTTGTAAAAAACTTTACTTATACACACAAACATCAAATTTGTAGTAAAATCTTTAGTAAAATCTAATCATTATACTTGAATAAGTAGTGAACGGGTCAGACAGGGTAGGAACAAAGTCCTCCATACACAGTTCACTAATGCCTCAGTAAGCCTATTTGAACTGCTACTTTCTTCtgataattatttgtaaatttttacataaaaaacactCGTCcttttcaattattaattgcTTTTTTAGATGCTAAACAAATTGGtgtttggtttatttttaagctgctttgttttctttatttatacgTGATGACAAAATTTCGATTTTCTTCTGATGATTTGGCTTGTGATGGTGCTTTATTGGTATATAGCGCCACAAGATGGACAATGCCTGTTCCTCATCATTAAACAACACAGCAAACCGAGCGGGAAAAAGAAAATAGCACAACATATGCCAAGTGGGGTAAACGACTCCTGTAGAATACCGATGTGACACCGTGGACAAGTCGTACCAACGACTACCACTTGACTTGTGGTAGCGCCTTGTTGTACAGTGACGGTTTGGTGTACTGCTCCTGAGGGACCGGATGAGTAAACAGTCGTTCTGGTGTTTGGTGGTGGATAGGCTGCCATCGGCTGGTTTGCTTGTGGAGGGTATGGAGAATATCCAGCCGGTTGCGCTGGGTATCCTGTCGGCTGTGGTGGATACACTGGATCACCAGTagctataaaatacaaattcagttcaatttatttccacaatacaTAATAACATACAGGATACTAAATACAATAAAGTAATCATGGGGTGGGGGGTCATATAAGTCAGAAAGACTTTAAGTTTGACCCATCccaacatataacaataaatacaaatacgaaaaagaaaaaaaatacataaactaataattattaatattaaataaaagaaaaacaaagctACAATTTGATTCATCATAAATACTATGGTACGATATGAGGGGAGCCAGCCCGTAGACTCGCATTTCTTTCTATGAAACAGTCTTTAGAAAATGTGTCTTTCATGATCATGTTTCTTTGATCCTCCTCCTAGGAGGACGCAGCGTAAGTGCAGCGCAAGTaatgcttggtttccactagcgacgcaatccacgcaacgtaagaaaaattTCCAATCCTTCCAATCGGTTGCCTCCGCGCGCCTGTGTGAAATCAAAgctacgatgtttgcagcacaaTTGtatcaaagattgtatagcgccgctacgcggcgctatacaatctttgattgtatcgtcggttcccacttatACAACACTTTGCTtcaatacgtcgttgcgttgcgttctagtgggaacaacCAAGCTTTAGTCCCTTTTATACGCCGCAGGAAAAAATGATTATTCCATGcctatttttcaattttaacgCTCATCCCAATGAcgtaattaatttgaattgtATACACCCCTACCTGATCGtcaggcctatattaataatattcatattgaACAAAGGTTAATTCATATTGTTAAATTAATCATGTAACGATGTTTGTATTTTGGATGATGTATATTGATTTCCCTTCGGTTATTACTTCCCCTTTGGCCTATTAAAATGCATGATCTCTATGTCGACATTAACATGAGACCTAATGTTCATATAATACACCATGGACAAAATTGATATAGTACTTGTTTTGTCCATGCATAGACTGGTATTTATTCGATAAAGCCTGGACCCGTACTCATTTTTGTTTGGAACGAATTACAaactttcataaaataaaataattattagacTTTTATGTGGTTTCGGTCAATTAAAAATGGAATTGTTGCTTAATATGTCGATAATAACTGTAATGAACttttaatctaaaaaaaaagacacGCCAAGcaaatttttgaaaataaattcaaCAGTGGACTTGAACAGAACCCATCGAAAAACCGTTTCAACTGCCGTTTCAATCCATCCCACCTGAAGTAAATTTATGTATGATTACTATCCTACTGTATCAGAATAGCGTTTTATTCAGCACTGCTCAGGCTggtatattataaacattatttttatcgacttattattgtattgatttcGACAAAGGGCTTGATTCTAATAGGCATAATGGTTATTTAATTGCTCCTTAttgcattttgttattttaaaactattgttgttttattaccattattgaataaatgttattgaacttgAAAATAAACAGTACCGCTGCTTACAGCAAAACACGTATGATTTTTTGAACTCCgggaatgttttgttttaacatGCTTGAATGTGATCTAATACATCACGGTACATAAAAGAATTTGGCTAAGAAGACATAAAATAGTCAAAATCCAACTACCCactcttttcttttcttttttcccaCTGGGAATTTTCGATATCATCATCTTGTTTAATGTCTTAATAAATTTAGACACCAATTGGCACTTTTTATGCGATAATTTGCACCACCATCATGTCCAATATATTATAAGCGATTTTAAAAGCAAATCTGCCACGGGCCTCAAACCCAGTCTCTGCCTGATAAGTAATTAATCGTCCGCGCCATCTTCTCTGAAATGATGGCAATCAAGAAAGAAATTTAATTGTCTTCTTACCGGATTTTGTCCATCCTGCTTCGGGTGGTGAGTATGGTGGCGGCTGCGTGTTTCCTGCAGGGTCTGCCATAACGACTGTTCAAAATATTAGccaaaaaatgatataaaatgaCTAGGATAAAATAAGTTGGTTGATCGTCACAAGAAattttagatccaatttttgtaTTCAATATACAGTAACTAATAATGTTGCTACGTTATAATGTAAACTCGTGATTGGACCTTGTACCGGGTGTGCTTTCGCTGTCGAGAACAATTAAGACCGTGTCATCCATTCAgaatttaataaataacttATTAACTTTCATCAGCCTTTTAACTGTGATCGTCCGATGACATTTAGACTACAATAGCCAACTTGTTTGATTACCGTCGAATGTTTATGTAATAGGCGGTATAGTAGGTATAGTACGTATATAGGTAAATTGCCTATTATAAATCATTCAATTCGCCCTATGAGTGGTGATGTAAACCGCACAGGCAATGTAGGCCTTACGCTTTGAGTGGTGGTGGATACTACCGGATAACATTTCATTGCTGATGATAGGCtgattattgttaaaattaatcACAATCATCATGATTCAGTGGGGTAGAGGTGTTAAGTAAATTGTTTGTTAGGAAATGTTTTCGAGAGTCATATCCTGTTCGCCAGTCGCTACCCCCTTTCCCCCTCCAAACCGTCCCTATCCATTTTCTCCTCCCATTTGAGCTCAACTTCGGTCAACAATGATCTTTATTATAAGTAATTACTAAATaaccatttttttcttttcttatctgaatattttaaagaaatcgAGTACTTGTTTGTTTGCTATCCATTAAGGTAGTAAATACTGGTTGTGTacgtttaataattttatttttattaactgTTTATAGTTCacccagggagttgtaaaatgattattattattattttacaagtCATGGTTCACCCATATATAAgtgtaagtaaataaataaaaaaaataaagtgtgTTAAAGTTCATTGGATGACCGAACAGTTTTAAATACCGCCCTCTTTAATTTCAGAATAGTTCCTGTTCCTTGTCATGTGACCATATCGAAATAGAATGTTTTTCACATGATTGTTTATGACGAAAAATAAAATTCTCTACTGAACTGTTGTTTTCAGCATATTGTTGTGATATACTGACATTTgctatataattaatatatatcggaCACGTAATAGTGCTTTTATGTTGTACCAAACAAATAAGGTAAACATTGTCGTTAGTTTTTTTGTACTTATTTAGGTATTTCTCCCTCTTTCTTAGTTAGGCCTCCAGGCTCTAGCCTCCTACCTATGCTGCTAGGCGTAGGACTTGGCCGGTTTGGTTGTTTGGTGCTCGGAGATTAGCAGGTAGGCCCAACCTtctttaataggcctactagactAGGTAACAGTGCTAGGAGGTGGTAGGGGCTAGGTCTAGTAGCAGTATTACTTGGTATTTAGACTAAAAAGCTACTGTTTTTTATgtggtgtaggcctatatgttagATTTTAGTTTTACTACTTGGCTAGAAGAGAACAGATGTATAATGGAGCTAAAATAAGACAGCTCAGTGCAGTGCTGTCACATTTTCTGTGGAAAGTCTATATACTTATTTTTAGGAATCTTATATGTATATTAACGATACAAAACTGTACAAACAGAACAGAGAATTATAGCAATTA contains:
- the LOC140047485 gene encoding uncharacterized protein; translated protein: MADPAGNTQPPPYSPPEAGWTKSATGDPVYPPQPTGYPAQPAGYSPYPPQANQPMAAYPPPNTRTTVYSSGPSGAVHQTVTVQQGATTSQVVVVGTTCPRCHIGILQESFTPLGICCAIFFFPLGLLCCLMMRNRHCPSCGAIYQ